One window of the Cotesia glomerata isolate CgM1 linkage group LG10, MPM_Cglom_v2.3, whole genome shotgun sequence genome contains the following:
- the LOC123273017 gene encoding uncharacterized protein LOC123273017: MKMIDLENSGIYCTEYRWNLAQTSREGTIMIRHLMEGVFKHDKILNCTFSGQPPKNKPKTNEIIRPLHTKATSCIINLVLKRAEDNNWTKKNKTWICFLYMGNSTASSESALRGNKTHPPREF, translated from the exons ATGAAG ATGATTGATTTAGAGAATAGTGGAATATACTGTACAGAATATCGGTGGAATCTAGCGCAAACGTCACGGGAAGGAACTATTATGATCAGACATTTAATGGAAGGAGTTTTTAaacatgataaaattttaaattgcacttttaGTGGACAACCTCcaaaaaataaaccaaaaacTAATGAAATTATTCGCCCTCTTCATACCAAGGCTACATCTTGCAtcatta atctcGTGTTAAAGCGTGCCGAAGATAATAACTGgacgaaaaaaaacaaaacttggATTTGTTTCTTATACATGGGAAATTCTACAGCAAGCTCTGAGTCAGCGCTTAGGGGAAATAAAACGCACCCACCACGAGAATTCTAA
- the LOC123273338 gene encoding uncharacterized protein LOC123273338 has protein sequence MNATNKNQFTVQGRDTPVPAADSLQTGCMSSSSSDRLDGGVDPKAPPSSTATGSTMTETTSLLDKRDQAIGREDRFLERLQELINETISTIKTKRTVSMEVTNRVKEAQRLLFETLVNRRCWKVTQRTLAEKEAEEKRTLTEELMRLQQASQTEKERTPASKDKKKRPAISPPDGPEKNVLRQPDGRFTVVTARGKRQRTGADGGPTTLEPTKQQKPNGQNQKMPEEEPFHLVDSKKKRKKKIKKQVEETVDQAATAKPAGPGPGTTEQGPAAGRTTAAKEDRRPRRKQRPEAVLIKLGKIQSCEGVLRALRSGLHPEKLGLEVKAVRTASKGGLLIEFEGSVKDRSALGSKITEIAGGDVEVRHLFPTATVVIDGMDAVTTVEEVQAALGEATEGTADGLKVTITKPNRWGAVRAFIEAELGAAATLETLGKVKVGWTVCRIRRWERLDRCYRCQGLGHLAGSCKAEEDRSGCCWRCGETDHQSKACTKPPRCHLCAEVGSGRASDHVAGSGRCKTYREVLQKKNG, from the coding sequence ATGAACGCCACAAACAAGAATCAGTTTACGGTGCAGGGGAGGGATACCCCAGTACCGGCGGCAGACAGTTTGCAGACGGGCTGTATGTCGTCGTCATCCAGCGACCGTTTGGACGGAGGGGTGGACCCCAAGGCCCCCCCGTCTAGTACAGCTACTGGGAGTACTATGACGGAGACAACCTCGCTTCTCGATAAGAGGGACCAGGCTATTGGAAGGGAGGATCGGTTCTTGGAACGGCTCCAGGAACTAATTAACGAGACGATCAGTACCATCAAAACGAAGAGGACAGTATCTATGGAGGTTACCAATAGGGTCAAGGAGGCACAAAGGTTGCTTTTTGAGACTTTGGTGAACCGTCGGTGCTGGAAAGTAACTCAGCGCACACTGGCGGAAAAGGAGGCAGAGGAGAAGAGGACGCTGACCGAAGAACTGATGAGACTGCAACAAGCCTCTCAAACAGAGAAAGAACGGACGCCGGCTTCTAAGGACAAAAAAAAGAGACCGGCAATCAGCCCACCAGATGGACCGGAGAAAAATGTGCTGCGGCAGCCTGACGGCAGATTTACAGTTGTCACTGCCAGGGGAAAGAGGCAGCGCACTGGAGCCGATGGAGGACCTACGACTCTAGAGCCTACAAAACAGCAGAAACCAAATGGGCAAAACCAAAAGATGCCGGAGGAGGAGCCGTTCCATCTGGTGGAcagtaagaaaaaaagaaaaaagaagataaagaAGCAGGTGGAGGAAACAGTGGACCAGGCAGCAACCGCGAAGCCAGCAGGACCAGGACCAGGGACGACGGAACAAGGACCAGCAGCAGGACGGACCACAGCAGCCAAGGAAGACCGGAGGCCGAGGAGGAAGCAACGACCGGAGGCAGTGCTGATAAAACTAGGTAAGATCCAATCTTGTGAGGGAGTCTTGAGGGCTCTGCGCTCTGGACTTCATCCAGAGAAATTGGGCTTAGAGGTTAAGGCCGTGAGGACTGCCAGTAAAGGTGGTCTTCTTATTGAGTTCGAGGGATCTGTAAAAGATCGCTCGGCACTCGGTAGTAAGATCACTGAGATAGCCGGAGGAGACGTGGAGGTGCGCCATCTTTTCCCTACTGCCACGGTGGTAATAGACGGGATGGACGCCGTCACGACCGTTGAAGAGGTCCAGGCGGCCCTGGGGGAAGCTACCGAGGGGACTGCGGATGGACTCAAAGTGACTATCACGAAGCCCAATAGATGGGGAGCCGTCCGCGCTTTCATCGAGGCTGAACTCGGGGCTGCTGCGACCTTGGAGACCTTGGGAAAGGTCAAAGTCGGCTGGACGGTTTGCCGAATCCGCCGCTGGGAGCGACTGGACCGGTGCTACCGATGCCAAGGACTGGGTCACTTAGCGGGCTCGTGCAAGGCAGAGGAGGACCGAAGTGGTTGCTGCTGGCGGTGTGGTGAGACGGATCACCAGTCGAAGGCTTGTACCAAGCCTCCGCGCTGTCATCTCTGTGCAGAGGTGGGGAGCGGGCGAGCCTCTGATCACGTGGCGGGTTCTGGACGGTGTAAAACCTATCGGGAGGTACTCCAGaagaaaaatggctaa
- the LOC123273340 gene encoding uncharacterized protein LOC123273340 translates to MRPESIDQIICDELPDPDINPDLYQIIKTTMVHGPCGSFNLKSPCVVNVKCTKNYPKEFLKETQTGDDGYPKYRRRSPADGGKTFKLNGVEIDNRWIVPYNPVLSHTFGAHVNVESCNSVKSIKYICNYLNKGSDQASFTVQDLDEVTNYQAGRYISSSEAVWRIFRFPIHDRFPSVMHLAVHLENGQRIYSTEQDVADKVINPKTTTLMAFFELCQVDDFAKTLLYVEVPAYYVWKNNHFDRRKKGKVVSGYLGVKKDQILGRVYTVHPGNTECYHLRLLLHEIRGPTSFSTFKTVDGVWSDSSNISSSM, encoded by the coding sequence ATGAGACCAGAGTCTATTGACCAAATTATCTGCGATGAGTTACCTGATCCAGATATAAATCCAGATCTTTATCAAATTATCAAGACAACCATGGTTCACGGTCCATGTGgatcttttaatttaaaatcaccCTGTGTTGTTAATGTTAAGTGCACAAAAAATTACCCCaaggaatttttaaaagaaactcAAACAGGAGATGACGGATATCCCAAGTATCGTAGACGATCACCAGCAGACGGAGGAAAAACTTTCAAACTTAACGGAGTTGAAATCGACAACCGATGGATAGTGCCGTACAATCCCGTTCTATCCCATACCTTCGGGGCTCATGTTAATGTTGAGAGTTGTAACTCTGTAAAATCCATAAAATACatctgtaattatttaaataaaggaTCTGACCAAGCATCGTTTACCGTTCAGGATCTTGATGAGGTGACGAACTACCAGGCGGGACGTTACATCAGTAGCTCTGAAGCAGTCTGGCGAATATTTCGTTTTCCTATTCATGACAGGTTTCCTTCGGTGATGCATCTTGCTGTACACCTTGAAAATGGTCAaagaatttattctactgAGCAAGATGTGGCTGACAAAGTAATTAATCCAAAAACAACAACACTAATGGCTTTTTTTGAGCTTTGCCAAGTTGATGACTTTGCAAAAACTCTTTTGTATGTTGAAGTTCCAGCTTATTACGTATGGAAAAATAACCACTTtgatagaagaaaaaaaggtAAGGTTGTTTCAGGTTATTTAGGAGTCAAGAAAGATCAAATTTTAGGTAGAGTTTATACCGTGCATCCCGGAAATACTGAATGTTATCACCTGCGTCTTCTCTTACATGAGATTCGAGGTCCTACATCATTTTCTACTTTCAAAACTGTTGATGGAGTGTGGAGTGATTCATCCAACATTTCAAGCAGCATGTAG
- the LOC123273341 gene encoding ATP-dependent DNA helicase pif1-like, whose translation MSGKRLLQFGLHSPIRDERFIVTNCQYLRELAYDTVYLIKVVEENVPKLNLEQKKVYNEILNSIISDSGQLYFLDAPGGTGKTFLINLLLAKIRSKKNIAIAVASSGIAATLIDGGKTAHSAFKLPLNLGYSESPLCNISKQSDMAHVLREAKIIIWDECTMAHKNGIEALNSLLQDIRGCYRIMEGVIVLLASDFRQTLPVVPRGTRADEVKACIKSSILWPSVKVLSLTINMRVHLQPNSKAEEFSKILIDIGDGKIPEEDGRINVSYINCETVPDLITLTDKIYPNIDKAGDNCSSWLKERAILTQTNEQVNCINNFLLEKLPTEQVRYESVDKVLEDEEAVHYPVKFLHTLNPLGIPPHVLQLKIGTPIMLLRNLNPPKLCNGTRLQVKVLHKNVTEAMIFTGKYEGETIFMSKFHMP comes from the coding sequence ATGTCTGGAAAAAGACTTCTTCAGTTCGGTCTCCACTCTCCAATCCGAGATGAAAGGTTTATTGTCACTAATTGTCAATATTTGCGTGAATTGGCTTACGACACcgtctatttaattaaagttgtAGAAGAAAATGTTCCTAAATTAAATCTAGAACAGAAAAAAGTttacaatgaaattttaaattcaattatatcTGATTCTGGGCAGTTGTATTTTCTTGATGCTCCAGGTGGCACTGGAAAAAcgtttttaatcaatttactGCTTGCGAAAATCAGGAGTAAAAAAAACATCGCTATAGCCGTTGCTTCTTCAGGAATTGCTGCGACTTTGATAGACGGAGGTAAAACAGCTCACTCTGCCTTTAAACTACCTCTCAATTTAGGTTATTCTGAGTCTCCACTTTGTAACATCTCTAAACAGAGTGATATGGCTCATGTGCTGCGAGaagcaaaaattattatctgggACGAGTGCACTATGGCTCACAAAAATGGTATTGAAGCTCTAAACAGTTTGCTCCAAGACATTAGAGGTTGCTACCGAATTATGGAAGGAGTAATTGTTCTCTTGGCCAGTGATTTTAGACAAACTTTGCCTGTTGTGCCACGAGGAACACGTGCAGATGAAGTTAAAGCCTGTATCAAGTCATCAATTTTATGGCCTTCGGTCAAAGTTCTATCTTTGACCATCAATATGCGTGTTCATCTTCAGCCAAATTCGAAAGCAGAAGAGTTTTCAAAAATACTGATTGATATAGGTGATGGCAAAATTCCGGAAGAAGACGGAAGAATAAACGTGTCCTATATTAATTGTGAAACTGTCCCAGATTTAATCACCTTGACTGACAAAATATACCCGAATATTGACAAAGCTGGCGACAATTGTAGTTCATGGTTAAAGGAGAGAGCCATCCTCACACAAACTAATGAACAAGTCAATTGTATTAACAACTTTTTGCTGGAGAAACTGCCAACTGAGCAAGTAAGATATGAATCGGTGGACAAAGTACTGGAGGATGAAGAAGCTGTCCACTATCCTGTTAAATTCTTACACACTCTCAATCCACTAGGGATACCACCTCATGTTCTTCAACTCAAGATTGGCACTCCAATAATGTTGCTCCGCAATTTAAATCCGCCAAAATTATGTAATGGTACCAGGCTTCAAGTCAAGGTCTTACACAAAAATGTCACTGAAGCCATGATTTTCACCGGAAAATATGAAGGAGAAACTATATTCATGTCAAAGTTTCATATGCCATGA